A single genomic interval of Shewanella psychropiezotolerans harbors:
- a CDS encoding ATP-binding protein: MKRLFISLYLLVSLSFLGIGWTLDSIWQNSVEDSGAMDAPLVAFAQLLAKIPQQDRERYLEQLDHNSEYPLKLVDASQIALSPESELTSEHLLITSQGDHHELHFIKVGQQVLIAGPIEIDPRARLRGLFTLFFYLSLAFVALIWVWPLSRDLKTLKSATREFGQAKWDTQIELSPRSQVLPLAITFNEMSQQISTLIENQKHLSNAVSHEIRTPLARLKFALALMPQYCQPNSDPARREEFLDEMQQDVKEMENLLEELLTYASLESKQKNVQFEHCDLEALTEHTVEKLSSSVSAPITLKKSDKPAFIMGDPLLVERAIQNLITNAQRFGRQSIKVEIEQSERQVSLSITDDGQGIPIEDQGKIFEPFYRSQSVQNGNKGHGLGLAIIKRIMDRHEGKVTLESTAGHTCFTLYWPEIKSTRTAK; the protein is encoded by the coding sequence TTGAAGCGACTTTTTATCAGCCTCTACCTATTGGTAAGCCTTAGCTTCTTAGGGATAGGCTGGACACTCGACAGTATTTGGCAGAACAGTGTCGAAGACAGTGGTGCAATGGATGCACCACTGGTTGCATTTGCTCAGCTGCTGGCAAAAATTCCACAGCAAGACCGCGAAAGATATCTGGAACAACTCGATCACAACTCCGAATATCCACTCAAATTAGTCGATGCCAGTCAGATCGCTCTATCGCCAGAGAGCGAGTTAACTTCTGAGCACTTACTCATCACATCCCAAGGTGATCATCACGAACTCCACTTCATTAAAGTCGGCCAACAGGTATTGATCGCTGGCCCCATTGAGATCGATCCCAGAGCTCGCCTAAGAGGCTTGTTTACGCTATTTTTCTATCTATCTTTAGCCTTTGTCGCCTTGATATGGGTCTGGCCCCTGTCGAGAGATCTCAAGACCCTAAAGAGTGCGACTCGTGAATTTGGCCAAGCTAAATGGGATACTCAAATAGAACTTTCACCTCGCTCTCAGGTATTGCCTCTAGCGATCACGTTTAACGAAATGTCACAACAGATCAGCACACTGATCGAAAATCAAAAGCACTTATCCAATGCCGTCTCCCATGAGATCCGTACGCCTCTGGCCAGACTTAAATTTGCTTTAGCGCTAATGCCACAATATTGCCAACCCAACTCAGATCCAGCACGCAGAGAAGAATTTCTCGATGAAATGCAGCAAGATGTCAAAGAGATGGAGAACTTACTTGAAGAGCTATTAACCTATGCAAGCCTAGAGTCGAAACAGAAAAATGTTCAATTTGAACATTGCGACCTTGAGGCTCTAACCGAGCACACTGTCGAAAAACTGTCTTCAAGCGTCAGTGCGCCAATCACATTAAAAAAATCTGATAAGCCTGCCTTCATCATGGGTGATCCCCTTTTGGTAGAGAGAGCCATACAAAACTTAATCACCAACGCACAACGATTTGGTCGTCAATCTATTAAGGTCGAAATTGAGCAGAGTGAACGACAAGTGTCTCTATCAATCACAGACGATGGTCAAGGGATCCCAATTGAAGATCAAGGTAAGATATTTGAACCTTTCTACCGCAGCCAATCGGTTCAGAATGGTAATAAAGGCCACGGCTTAGGATTAGCGATAATCAAACGTATCATGGACAGACATGAGGGTAAGGTGACACTCGAAAGCACTGCAGGACACACCTGTTTTACCTTGTACTGGCCAGAAATTAAGTCAACAAGAACAGCTAAATAG
- a CDS encoding DUF1289 domain-containing protein: MEQLEFFEISSPCIGVCQTDARGYCKGCLRSRDERFNWLEFSNTKKTDVIRLCKQRIRRRKLVILKARKAHLTQEQAQINPVLDFGTHEDAELNLALDDFSLD; this comes from the coding sequence ATGGAACAACTAGAGTTTTTTGAGATCTCCAGCCCATGTATCGGTGTGTGTCAAACCGATGCCAGAGGCTACTGCAAAGGCTGTTTACGTAGCAGAGATGAGCGCTTTAATTGGCTTGAGTTTTCTAATACCAAGAAAACTGATGTGATCCGTCTGTGTAAACAGAGAATACGCCGTAGAAAGCTTGTTATTCTCAAAGCTAGAAAAGCTCATCTCACTCAAGAGCAGGCTCAAATTAATCCCGTTTTAGACTTTGGGACTCATGAAGACGCTGAACTTAACTTAGCTCTCGATGATTTTTCATTAGATTGA
- a CDS encoding DUF4136 domain-containing protein, which yields MKIPALIPLLISCLMLSACTSKPKSDYDTEYDFSQLNSFETVSPSQNDYPLSSSRIEDSIAAALSNQGFVMVQQQADFNVTYSFKVEDKPKKSGLSIGLGTGTWGSGGGVSVGTSVGVPIGSDTAQIQTIQIDIINPKTNKLIWRGTDKFNIDAGGEKKTEETKKTVAKILSQFPPHTK from the coding sequence ATGAAGATCCCAGCCCTCATCCCCCTGCTCATTTCATGCTTAATGCTTAGTGCCTGTACCAGCAAGCCTAAGAGTGACTATGATACCGAATATGATTTTAGCCAGCTCAACAGCTTCGAAACCGTCTCTCCCTCCCAAAATGATTACCCACTAAGCTCATCGCGCATCGAGGACTCGATCGCTGCAGCACTAAGCAACCAAGGGTTTGTGATGGTTCAACAGCAAGCTGACTTTAACGTCACTTACTCCTTCAAAGTAGAAGATAAGCCAAAGAAGTCCGGTCTATCCATAGGCTTAGGAACAGGCACTTGGGGCAGTGGTGGTGGCGTGAGTGTCGGAACCAGTGTGGGCGTCCCTATTGGCAGTGATACAGCTCAAATCCAGACCATACAGATAGATATAATCAACCCGAAAACCAACAAATTGATCTGGCGCGGCACAGATAAATTTAACATCGATGCAGGCGGTGAGAAGAAAACCGAAGAAACTAAGAAAACCGTCGCCAAAATCTTATCTCAATTCCCACCTCACACAAAATGA
- a CDS encoding AAA family ATPase: protein MQDIRDLTGVLRSNTPIVIIETYEEYRVIELLKRVSAVLYQPLFTWSITQGLTRVDRAMGTQKFNSEPADILGQIKSTPQQGIYVLCDFHPFVDNAPKNVRLLKEIALEYESLKHTIVLVSHAFEIPPEIQRYCAHFRLSLPNTEQLQNLIYEQVEQVKSEGMMLTVDDSAVELLASNLRGLTFDDAKRLAHKAIVDDGAITHSDVDMVNRGKFKLLDMEGVLQFEYDTSDFSQVAGLHNLKNWLKQRIPSAQTRSLEDQPKGILLLGVQGSGKSLAAKAVAGMWQRPLLRMDMSALYNKYIGETEKNLRNALELADLMSPCVLWIDEIEKGLSSGSSDDGTSKRILGTILTWMAERKSDVFLVATANDISALPPELMRKGRMDEIFFVDLPDDEVRQAIFLIHAKRRGLDVSRLDLAQLSKTSLGFSGAEIEQAVISAIYSGKATEREVDQALLIQELMKTRPLSVVMREKLQALRDWASGRTVNAHR, encoded by the coding sequence ATGCAAGATATCAGGGATCTTACTGGGGTATTGAGATCTAATACTCCGATAGTGATCATCGAAACCTATGAGGAATATCGGGTCATCGAGCTGCTTAAAAGGGTATCGGCAGTCCTCTATCAGCCATTGTTTACCTGGAGCATTACTCAAGGTTTGACCCGAGTCGATCGCGCCATGGGGACACAGAAATTCAACAGCGAGCCTGCCGATATTTTAGGTCAGATAAAATCCACGCCACAGCAAGGCATCTACGTCTTGTGTGATTTCCACCCCTTCGTCGATAACGCGCCAAAAAATGTGCGTTTACTCAAGGAGATAGCACTCGAGTATGAATCACTTAAGCATACTATCGTCTTAGTCAGTCATGCTTTCGAGATCCCACCTGAGATCCAAAGGTATTGCGCACATTTCAGGCTCTCATTGCCTAACACTGAGCAATTACAAAACCTGATCTATGAACAGGTGGAACAGGTAAAAAGTGAAGGCATGATGCTAACGGTCGATGATTCGGCGGTTGAGCTGCTGGCGAGTAATCTGCGCGGCCTCACCTTCGATGATGCAAAGCGATTGGCCCATAAGGCCATAGTCGATGACGGTGCGATTACTCATTCGGATGTGGATATGGTGAATCGTGGCAAGTTCAAATTACTCGATATGGAAGGTGTGCTGCAGTTTGAATATGACACCAGTGATTTCTCTCAGGTTGCTGGCTTGCATAATCTTAAGAACTGGCTCAAGCAGCGGATACCATCGGCTCAAACCCGCTCCTTAGAGGATCAACCTAAGGGTATTCTATTACTCGGCGTACAGGGAAGTGGCAAGAGCCTGGCGGCAAAGGCTGTGGCAGGAATGTGGCAAAGGCCCTTGCTTAGGATGGATATGTCGGCCCTTTATAACAAGTACATAGGTGAAACGGAAAAGAACCTGCGTAATGCCTTGGAGCTTGCGGATTTGATGTCTCCCTGTGTGCTGTGGATAGATGAGATTGAGAAAGGGTTGAGCAGTGGCAGTAGCGACGATGGCACCTCAAAACGGATATTGGGTACTATCTTGACCTGGATGGCGGAGAGAAAGTCTGATGTCTTCCTGGTGGCAACCGCTAATGATATTTCGGCATTGCCTCCCGAGTTGATGCGCAAGGGGCGTATGGATGAGATCTTCTTCGTCGACCTACCCGATGATGAAGTACGTCAGGCCATCTTTCTTATCCATGCTAAGCGCCGTGGATTGGATGTTAGCCGTTTAGATCTGGCTCAGTTATCTAAAACGAGCCTAGGTTTTTCCGGTGCAGAGATCGAACAGGCCGTTATTTCGGCAATCTATAGTGGCAAAGCGACCGAGAGAGAGGTCGATCAGGCACTCTTGATCCAGGAGTTAATGAAGACCCGGCCATTGTCTGTGGTAATGCGTGAGAAGCTGCAGGCATTAAGAGATTGGGCTTCGGGCCGAACCGTGAATGCTCACAGGTAG
- a CDS encoding HlyD family secretion protein, translating to MDLLLILTYTAICIAIFKIFKIPLNKWTVPTAILGGVFIVGALVLLMNYNHPYTPFAKEYFVTTPINPAVKGVVISVEVKPNTPIKKGEVLFRLDPTPFAAIVKQKRAALLAAEQEVPQLEAAWKAATASVTRAVADKDRTKSAYDRYAKGKKRGGVNSPFTELELDNKRQLYLSSEAQLTAVRADELRVRLAFESNIDGVNTKVAGIQGELEKAQFDLDMTVVRAPTDGIVTQMALRPGIVAVPMPLRPLISFIPDEQKMFAGAFWQNSLLRLKEGDEAEVILDGAPGQVFKGKVAKILPAMAEGEIQSSGALISSRHLMQRGRVIVLIELDDHEIRDRFPAGVSGQAAIYTDHFSHVAIMRKVLLRMQGWLNYVFH from the coding sequence ATGGATCTGTTACTTATTCTTACCTATACCGCTATCTGTATCGCGATATTTAAGATTTTTAAAATCCCACTCAATAAGTGGACTGTGCCAACGGCTATTCTTGGTGGTGTCTTCATCGTTGGTGCGCTCGTGCTCTTGATGAACTATAACCATCCTTACACACCTTTTGCGAAAGAATACTTCGTCACAACCCCAATTAACCCGGCGGTTAAAGGTGTCGTCATCAGTGTTGAAGTAAAACCCAATACTCCGATAAAGAAGGGCGAGGTGTTATTTAGACTCGATCCGACTCCTTTTGCCGCTATCGTTAAGCAGAAACGTGCCGCATTACTTGCCGCTGAGCAGGAAGTGCCGCAACTAGAGGCTGCCTGGAAAGCGGCAACGGCCAGCGTTACACGCGCCGTTGCCGATAAAGATAGGACTAAGTCGGCCTATGATCGTTATGCCAAAGGGAAGAAGCGGGGCGGTGTAAACTCGCCATTTACCGAACTTGAGCTGGATAATAAGCGTCAGCTCTATCTCTCTTCTGAAGCTCAGCTAACGGCAGTCAGAGCCGATGAACTGAGAGTGCGCCTCGCCTTCGAATCTAATATAGATGGGGTCAATACTAAGGTTGCAGGTATTCAGGGTGAGTTGGAGAAAGCTCAGTTCGATCTCGATATGACCGTCGTCAGGGCGCCAACCGATGGCATAGTGACTCAGATGGCTTTACGTCCCGGTATTGTTGCCGTGCCCATGCCGCTACGCCCCTTGATAAGCTTTATTCCCGATGAGCAGAAAATGTTTGCTGGTGCTTTTTGGCAAAATTCACTCTTGAGACTGAAAGAAGGGGATGAGGCCGAGGTGATTTTAGATGGTGCTCCCGGGCAGGTATTTAAGGGCAAGGTTGCTAAGATCTTACCCGCAATGGCAGAAGGTGAGATTCAATCATCCGGCGCACTCATCTCTTCGCGTCACCTGATGCAGCGTGGCCGTGTTATCGTCTTGATAGAGCTTGATGATCATGAGATAAGAGATAGATTCCCCGCAGGTGTTTCGGGACAAGCGGCTATCTATACCGATCACTTCTCCCATGTGGCTATTATGCGTAAGGTGTTATTGAGAATGCAGGGATGGCTGAACTATGTGTTTCATTAA
- a CDS encoding DUF3302 domain-containing protein — MFLDYFALGVIFFVAIFIFYGIIVIHDIPYEIAKERNHPQQDALHIAGWVSLFTLHAIWPFLWIWATLYREDRGWGFNNVVQRELALEDEVKQLNKTVAQLEIRLLSIEQGSTKPNEQAVVAASTNGKEA, encoded by the coding sequence GTGTTTCTAGATTACTTTGCATTGGGCGTGATTTTCTTCGTCGCTATATTCATATTCTACGGAATCATAGTCATTCATGATATTCCCTACGAGATTGCCAAAGAGCGTAACCATCCGCAACAAGATGCGTTGCATATCGCCGGCTGGGTGAGCTTGTTTACCTTGCATGCAATTTGGCCATTCTTATGGATTTGGGCAACCTTGTATCGAGAAGACAGAGGCTGGGGCTTTAACAATGTGGTGCAGCGAGAGCTGGCATTGGAAGATGAAGTGAAACAGCTTAATAAGACAGTTGCTCAATTAGAGATTCGACTTCTGTCCATAGAACAAGGCTCAACTAAGCCTAATGAACAAGCTGTTGTAGCGGCTTCAACGAATGGCAAGGAGGCATAA
- a CDS encoding D-2-hydroxyacid dehydrogenase — protein MKIVVLDAYTLNPGDLSWQAIEQFGDLTCYDRTEPEQIFSRAKDAEVLFTNKTIIDKNTLTLLPKLRYIGVLATGTNVVDLHAAKNQGVVVTNVPAYGPDAVAQMVFAHILHHTQRIALHHEAVVNGVWSDCDDFCFTLSPLQSLKGKTIGLMGYGAIGQRVANIALAFGMKVMVNTRSQLTALPAGIEWSGLEPLISKVDILSLHCPLTEASDKVINSRSLKQMRSSAILINTARGGLIDEAALKQALADGEIAAAGIDVLSTEPPEKTNPLLSAKNISISPHNSWATLEARQNLLNIASRNLECFLSEASKPDGKFDNQVN, from the coding sequence ATGAAGATAGTTGTACTGGATGCCTATACCTTAAATCCTGGTGATCTAAGCTGGCAAGCGATCGAGCAATTCGGTGACTTGACCTGCTATGACAGAACCGAGCCCGAGCAAATATTTTCCCGGGCAAAGGATGCAGAGGTCTTATTCACCAACAAGACCATAATCGATAAGAATACGCTGACTCTATTACCTAAACTGAGGTACATAGGCGTTCTGGCAACTGGGACCAATGTTGTCGATCTACATGCCGCAAAAAATCAAGGCGTAGTGGTCACTAACGTACCCGCTTATGGCCCGGATGCGGTCGCTCAGATGGTGTTCGCCCATATTTTGCATCATACCCAGAGAATTGCTCTTCATCATGAGGCGGTAGTTAATGGTGTCTGGTCAGATTGTGATGATTTTTGTTTCACCCTGTCTCCATTACAGTCTCTAAAAGGCAAGACTATCGGCTTGATGGGTTATGGCGCCATAGGTCAGCGGGTTGCCAATATCGCCCTGGCGTTTGGCATGAAGGTCATGGTTAACACCCGCAGCCAGCTAACAGCTCTTCCTGCCGGCATAGAGTGGAGTGGATTGGAGCCGCTGATCTCCAAGGTCGATATCCTCTCACTACACTGCCCGTTAACCGAGGCTAGCGATAAGGTCATTAACAGCAGAAGCCTTAAGCAGATGCGCTCTAGCGCTATATTAATCAATACCGCTAGAGGTGGGTTAATCGATGAGGCTGCTTTAAAGCAAGCCTTGGCCGATGGCGAAATAGCGGCTGCCGGCATCGATGTGCTATCGACCGAGCCACCCGAGAAAACGAATCCACTGCTCAGCGCTAAGAATATCAGCATCAGCCCCCATAACTCATGGGCGACGCTGGAGGCCAGACAAAACTTACTCAATATCGCGAGTCGAAACCTGGAGTGTTTCCTATCCGAAGCCAGTAAGCCTGATGGAAAGTTTGACAATCAGGTCAATTAA
- a CDS encoding outer membrane beta-barrel protein, whose translation MKKYTQLLLTAWISTGALSAASASAEVFVAPFAGYSFAASEFDVTQTDTNEQGKVKIAESANYGVMFGVTTKDPGNIYFLYSSQSTDLRSGGNFSPDSVIDLTVDYFHIGGSLFFPNGHFKPYVTASVGVTNMRPSGDYSNESRFSMGFGAGLEYEVTSTVSLFADARGYATFISSDNALFCNGGQCIWNINADIMWQGQVNAGVKLTF comes from the coding sequence ATGAAAAAGTATACTCAGTTACTGCTCACGGCTTGGATTAGCACCGGTGCCTTGTCTGCGGCATCCGCATCGGCCGAAGTTTTTGTGGCCCCTTTTGCTGGTTACAGCTTTGCAGCCAGCGAGTTCGATGTGACTCAGACTGATACTAATGAGCAGGGGAAAGTCAAAATTGCTGAATCGGCTAATTATGGTGTGATGTTCGGGGTTACCACAAAAGATCCCGGTAATATCTATTTTCTCTATAGCAGTCAGAGTACAGATCTTCGAAGCGGCGGTAACTTTAGTCCGGATTCAGTCATAGATCTGACTGTCGATTACTTTCATATAGGTGGATCGCTATTCTTTCCTAATGGTCATTTTAAGCCTTATGTTACCGCGAGTGTGGGCGTGACTAATATGCGCCCCAGTGGCGATTATTCCAATGAATCACGTTTCTCCATGGGGTTTGGTGCCGGGCTTGAGTATGAAGTGACTTCTACTGTTTCACTGTTTGCCGATGCCAGAGGCTATGCTACTTTCATCAGCAGTGATAACGCACTTTTTTGTAATGGCGGTCAGTGCATATGGAATATCAATGCCGATATCATGTGGCAAGGACAAGTCAATGCAGGAGTTAAGTTAACCTTCTAA
- the djlA gene encoding co-chaperone DjlA produces the protein MRIWGKFFGFAIGFMFGRIIGGLIGLWLGHLFDKKSAQLSGIIGKGANRQTLFFNTTFAVMGHVAKASGQVTENDIRIATMLMDQMQLKGEARQEAQRAFSEGKASDFDIKACLKTFRIISMGRKELLQMFLEIQIQTALSDGELDPNEHAILLTIAQELGYSRSQLDELLKRWQAEFNFHKGGNGSQTSIEDAYDLLGMAESSSDQEVKRAYRKLMNEHHPDKLVAKGLPEEMMELANRKAQDIQLAYDRVKSDRGMR, from the coding sequence ATGCGTATTTGGGGTAAGTTTTTTGGTTTCGCCATAGGTTTTATGTTTGGTCGAATCATTGGAGGCCTGATTGGTCTCTGGTTAGGCCATTTATTTGATAAAAAGAGCGCTCAGTTGAGTGGCATCATAGGCAAAGGTGCCAATAGGCAGACACTTTTCTTTAATACGACATTTGCTGTGATGGGGCATGTAGCGAAAGCATCGGGTCAGGTGACTGAAAACGATATTCGTATCGCGACTATGTTGATGGATCAGATGCAGCTCAAAGGTGAGGCAAGGCAAGAGGCTCAGAGGGCATTTAGCGAAGGTAAAGCCAGTGATTTCGATATCAAGGCTTGTTTAAAAACCTTTAGAATTATCTCCATGGGGCGTAAAGAGTTATTGCAGATGTTTCTGGAAATTCAGATCCAGACTGCTCTGTCCGACGGTGAGCTCGACCCCAATGAACACGCGATCTTACTGACTATAGCCCAGGAGCTAGGCTATAGCCGAAGCCAGTTAGATGAGTTGCTTAAGCGTTGGCAAGCCGAGTTTAACTTCCATAAAGGAGGCAATGGCAGTCAGACGAGTATCGAAGATGCTTATGATCTCCTGGGCATGGCCGAATCATCATCGGACCAAGAGGTCAAACGTGCTTATCGTAAGCTGATGAACGAGCATCACCCAGACAAGCTAGTCGCTAAAGGACTTCCTGAAGAGATGATGGAACTGGCCAATCGTAAGGCGCAAGATATACAACTCGCGTACGATCGGGTTAAGTCAGACAGAGGCATGCGTTAG
- the murU gene encoding N-acetylmuramate alpha-1-phosphate uridylyltransferase MurU: MKAMILAAGRGERLRPLTDSLPKPLVRVCGKPLIVYHIERLAAVGIDEIVINHAWLGEKLVEQLGDGSRWGIRLHYSAEKSALETGGGIKRALPLLGDEAFLVINGDVYMDDLPQDIEAALVQINAGKLAHLWLVDNPSQHPQGDFPLYHGLVDAHRTAGEMALTFSGLGLYHPSLFDNSPEAGFPLAPLLREKMSSALVSGSHYSGYWCDVGTIERLEALERRLQAN; this comes from the coding sequence ATGAAGGCGATGATACTTGCGGCTGGGCGAGGCGAGAGGCTGAGGCCGCTAACCGATTCTCTGCCTAAGCCCTTGGTGCGTGTCTGTGGCAAACCTCTGATTGTCTATCATATAGAGCGACTCGCTGCAGTGGGGATCGATGAGATAGTGATCAACCATGCCTGGCTGGGGGAGAAGCTAGTCGAGCAGCTTGGTGATGGCAGTCGCTGGGGCATTCGATTGCACTATAGTGCGGAGAAGAGTGCATTAGAGACTGGCGGAGGCATTAAGCGTGCACTGCCTCTGCTTGGCGACGAAGCATTCTTGGTGATAAACGGCGATGTGTATATGGATGATCTTCCTCAAGATATTGAGGCTGCTCTGGTGCAGATCAATGCCGGAAAATTGGCTCACCTCTGGTTAGTGGATAATCCGAGTCAGCATCCCCAGGGTGACTTTCCTCTGTATCATGGCTTGGTTGATGCGCATAGAACCGCTGGAGAGATGGCGTTGACTTTTTCTGGACTGGGTCTGTACCATCCTTCGCTATTCGATAACTCCCCCGAAGCAGGCTTCCCATTAGCACCGTTATTGCGGGAGAAGATGTCATCTGCTTTGGTATCTGGTAGTCATTACTCTGGCTATTGGTGTGATGTGGGCACAATAGAACGACTCGAGGCTCTGGAGCGTCGATTACAAGCAAACTAG
- the lptD gene encoding LPS assembly protein LptD, translated as MHIRYFLALSLLPQLVLAEETTSEPDASIQCLVEPPVPRMANLDPDASELALQEIRILSDRSEAQMGKQAKFNGNVSFSQGGRHIAADEAILDQESERLDANGNLVFQDQMFTITADSLVAQMRDNSATLTGAQYWLHGQQIHGDAEKLEITPDNNLHLTKTNFTTCPPGDSSWLLEAERIKIDSTEEWGELWDAKLKIGGIPILYIPYMTIPVSDKRKSGFLFPQFSTSTTNGVEVATPYYWNIAPEYDLTFTPHYMSARGLFLKTDFRYLAGESQQGQINVEYLGNDNMMSNNADRYLYHWQHKGAINENWRVLANFTQVSDNNYFNDMNSDVQSATDNQLSRIGEISYFEKNWDFSARVQDIKVLGEDEIPYQVMPQLNFNYRAPSLWNGLDFDLMSEITNFKHQENEFSTATRLHIEPSISLPIQGPAGSLTSEVKLLQTYYWQDDQGNPKNEELDDQVSRTLPQVRIHGQVNFERFTDYFNENYRQTLEPQFQYLYVGYEDQSNIGIYDTAQLQEDYYGLFRERRFSGLDRIADANQMTLGLTTRLFDEHNVEKFKFSLGQIFYFQDSRVGINEPGMSTQTFTQENTSNSVLAAELSTQIYKDWYMSGAIQYDTKQSENKKSEVTLDFRPGANKLLQLSYRYVPDLLNTNTNESVDISQAGMRGAWPVSDNLYLVGNWYYDLNESRNVETYAGFQYESCCWAIRLSYHYRIKTNYEDDFNPIVDDRELFEKGIYLNFVIKGLGGSGPLGVTDMLDDGLFNYRKPLYLKN; from the coding sequence ATGCATATCCGATATTTTTTGGCATTAAGCCTACTTCCCCAATTAGTCTTGGCTGAAGAAACCACCTCCGAGCCCGATGCCAGCATACAATGCTTGGTAGAGCCTCCTGTGCCTAGAATGGCCAACTTAGATCCCGACGCCTCTGAATTAGCGCTTCAAGAGATACGCATACTCTCAGATCGCTCGGAAGCTCAGATGGGCAAGCAAGCCAAATTTAATGGCAACGTCTCATTCAGCCAAGGCGGCCGCCATATAGCAGCAGATGAGGCCATACTCGATCAAGAGAGTGAGCGCCTGGATGCTAATGGAAATTTAGTCTTTCAGGATCAGATGTTCACCATCACAGCTGATTCACTTGTGGCTCAGATGCGAGATAATAGTGCCACCCTTACCGGTGCCCAGTACTGGCTTCATGGTCAACAGATCCACGGTGATGCTGAAAAACTTGAAATAACGCCCGATAACAACTTACACCTCACCAAGACAAATTTCACTACCTGTCCTCCGGGAGACTCTTCCTGGTTGCTCGAAGCCGAAAGAATCAAGATCGACAGTACAGAAGAGTGGGGGGAGCTTTGGGATGCCAAGCTAAAAATTGGCGGTATACCTATACTCTATATCCCTTACATGACGATCCCGGTATCGGATAAACGTAAATCCGGTTTTCTTTTCCCGCAATTCAGCACCAGCACCACCAATGGTGTCGAGGTTGCGACGCCCTATTATTGGAACATAGCCCCCGAATACGATCTGACCTTTACACCTCATTACATGTCGGCTCGAGGCTTATTTCTAAAGACTGACTTCAGATATTTAGCCGGTGAATCACAGCAAGGCCAGATCAACGTCGAATACTTGGGCAACGATAACATGATGAGCAACAACGCAGATCGTTATCTCTATCATTGGCAGCACAAGGGCGCAATCAACGAAAATTGGCGAGTATTAGCCAATTTCACCCAAGTTTCCGATAACAACTATTTCAACGACATGAACTCGGATGTCCAATCTGCAACCGATAACCAGCTATCACGCATAGGTGAGATCAGCTATTTTGAAAAAAATTGGGACTTTAGCGCCAGAGTACAGGACATCAAGGTGTTGGGAGAAGATGAGATCCCGTATCAGGTCATGCCACAATTGAACTTTAACTACCGTGCACCGTCACTCTGGAATGGCTTAGATTTTGATTTGATGAGTGAAATTACCAATTTCAAACATCAAGAAAATGAATTCTCCACCGCGACTCGTCTCCATATAGAACCGAGCATTTCATTGCCGATCCAGGGACCAGCGGGCTCATTAACCAGTGAAGTCAAACTATTACAGACCTATTATTGGCAGGATGACCAAGGTAACCCCAAAAACGAGGAGTTAGACGATCAAGTCAGCCGTACCTTGCCTCAGGTTCGTATCCATGGCCAGGTTAACTTCGAGCGTTTTACAGACTACTTCAATGAAAATTATCGCCAAACCTTAGAGCCACAGTTTCAATACCTCTACGTGGGTTATGAAGATCAATCTAATATCGGTATCTATGATACAGCCCAACTGCAGGAGGATTATTACGGCCTGTTTAGAGAGAGACGTTTCTCTGGGCTCGATAGAATCGCCGATGCGAACCAGATGACCTTAGGATTAACCACTCGTTTGTTTGACGAACATAATGTGGAGAAATTTAAGTTTAGTCTGGGACAAATATTCTATTTTCAAGATAGCCGCGTCGGGATCAATGAACCCGGAATGTCGACTCAAACCTTCACTCAGGAAAATACTTCTAACTCTGTTCTAGCGGCAGAATTGAGTACTCAAATCTACAAAGACTGGTATATGAGTGGAGCAATTCAGTATGATACTAAGCAGAGTGAAAACAAGAAGAGTGAAGTCACTTTAGATTTTCGTCCCGGGGCGAACAAGCTACTGCAACTGAGTTATCGCTATGTGCCCGACCTGCTCAACACCAACACCAATGAGTCTGTCGACATATCTCAGGCTGGCATGCGAGGTGCCTGGCCTGTGAGTGATAATCTCTATTTGGTTGGAAACTGGTATTATGATCTCAATGAGAGCCGCAACGTTGAGACATACGCTGGCTTCCAATACGAATCATGTTGCTGGGCCATACGTTTAAGTTATCATTACCGAATCAAGACCAATTATGAAGATGACTTTAACCCAATAGTGGATGACAGAGAGCTATTTGAAAAAGGAATTTACCTTAACTTCGTGATAAAGGGACTAGGTGGTTCCGGCCCATTGGGTGTGACTGATATGCTAGATGATGGGTTGTTTAACTATAGAAAACCTTTATACCTTAAAAACTAG